The genomic segment AGCCTGTTCGCGCAGTCGTCGATCGAGATTTCGGCGGAAAACGCGCTCAAGGCCGCTCGACGCCGCAGGAGCAGCCATGGCGGCTAGAACGTTGATCGCGTCCGCGAACGGGCTGCGCATGGGCACGCTGACCGACGACAAGGGCATCTGGTCGTTCACGTACGACGCGCAGTGGCTCGCGTCGCCGCACGCGTACCCGCTGTCGCCCGCGTTCGCGCTGCGCGCCGGTACCTTCACCGACAGCTCGACCGATCGCCCGGTCCAGTGGTTCTTCGACAACCTGCTGCCCGAAGAAGGCATGCGGACGTCGCTCGCGCGCGAGGCGAAGGTCGATGCCGCCGACGCGTGGGGCCTGCTCGCCTACTTCGGGCGTGAATCGGCCGGCGCGCTCACGCTGCTGGCCGAAGGCGAGCAGGAAGCGGCCGGCAGCATGCAGCCGCTTGGGCTCGACGAACTCGAGCGCCGCATCCAGGCGATGCCCGAGCACGCGCTGACGGCCACCGCGCCCAAGCGCATGTCCGCGGCCGGCGCGCAGCAGAAGCTGCTGCTGATCCTGCGCGGCGACGCGCCGGACTACGCGCTGTTCGAACCGGTCGGCAGCGAGCCGTCGATGCATCTGCTGAAGCCGGACATGCGCGCCGCCGGCTATCCGCATTCGGCGATCAACGAGTTCTTCTGCATGAAGCTTGCGAAGCGGATGGGCCTCGACGTTCCGGACGTGCATTTTCTTCGCGCACCGTCCGCGTGCTACGTGATCGACCGCTTCGACCGCGACACCGCATCGCAGCCGGCCGGACGCCTGCACACGATCGATGCGATGCAGCTGCTGAACTACGATCGCGGCTTCAAGTACCAGCGTGCGAACGCGGAGGAGCTCGCCCGCGCGATCGGGCAGACCAGCACGCGCGCCCTCGCGCGCCTGTCGGTGTTCCGCTGGACGATCTTCAACGTGGTGGTCGGCAACGGCGACGCGCACCTGAAAAACCTGTCGTTCTTCGTCGACGCGCGCGGCTACCGGCTTGCGCCGTTCTACGACATCGTCAGCACGGTCGTCTATCACACGCCCACGCACCGGCCCGACCATCGCGGCGACCACTGGCCGCACTGCGAACTGACGATGCCGCTCGGCACGGCGACGCGGTTCTCCGATATCGACATGGGCGCGCTGATCGCGTTCGGCAACGCGCTCGGGCTCAAGGAGAAGGCGGCCGAAAGCGAGCTTCGGCGCTTTCTCGAACCGCTCGATCGCAGCGTCGCGCAGACGCTCGACGAAGTGCGCGAGATCGCCCGCCCCGATGCCGGGGAAATCCGCCTGCTTAACTCAATTGCGTCGATGCCGATCGCGGAGATGGGTCGCGCGCTTCGTCAGGCGCGCGGATGAGCGGATGAGCGCGGATATCGATTTCGCAGCGGCACAAACGCCGTTCGCCGGCCAGGTATCGCCGACGCCATGATTCCGATCGGGACGAACGTCGATCATCGAACCCTTCACCTTGGTTCTCAAGCCCGCTGGCACAGCCATCCGGAAGCGGCCATCGTCTCGACGTCGTTCACGTTCGTCAGGCTGATTTCGAACAGGTCGCGGCCAAGCATGACCGGCACCGTGACGGACATGCCGCAGCGATCGTCGGCCAGCGGCTTCAATAGCTGGTAGCTCGTGTGGGCCCCGCCGTCGGCGCTGTAACCGAACACCACATAGCCCCGCAACGCGTCCAGGCTGCCGAGCGACACGCGCAGCTTGCCGGGCGGGGACACCGACTGCGCCGACTCGTTGATCACGTTCCATGACGAATTCACGCGCGCCTGCCACGCGGGGTCGAGCGCCGCCAGTGCCTGCAGTTGCTGCGCATACGGCGCGACGCGAAACACATAACCCGAGTGGTCGATGACACGCTTGGTCAGGTACCGGTTGCTCACCGCATTGCCCGCGTCGTCCGTGCCCGGCAGGATATCGAACCGGTACGACGTGGTATCGCCGTCGCTCCACCACCAGCCGTCGCTGCGATACCGGTAGGGTGTGGCGTCGGGGCCGAGCTGCGCCCACCCGGTGCCGCTCCATTTCGTCAACGCCAGACTGCCGTCCGCGTTCACGGCGACTTGCACCGGCGTCGATTCGTTACCGTAAACGCCATTGACCGCGGAAACGTCCGGCGACGGCGCCGCCGACGGCGCACTCGTATTCACGCGTGCGGGCGCGGCGGCGATGCTGCCGTCTTCCTGCAACGCCTGCAGCAGGATCGCAGGCGCGATGCTGCCCGCGTCGTAGCCCATGCTGCCCGTGATCATCAGCGCCATCCGCGCGGCCGGCAGCACGTAGAAATGGCTGGAAAAGAACTGCGTGCCGCCGCTCTTGTACGCCGCCGCGGCACCGGCGGCGCGCAGCACCGGATCGTCGACGTCGTCCCAGCCGAGACCGAACGCGTACGCATAGCCGAGCCGGGTCGACTTGATCTGCCACCGGTCGGTCTGGTCCGTCAGCATGTCGGCAATCCCCGCCGCCGACGCGATCCGCTGCCCCTGGAACAGGCCGTTGCCGATGAACATCTGCGCGAGGTTCATCATGTCGAGCGGCGTCGTCGCCAGGCCGCCCGTTGCATACGCGTTCGTGATTTCCTGCCCGTACTGGGTTCCGTTCGCGTACCCGAGCGCGAATTCGCCGCGGGTCGGCACGCTGGTCAGAAAGCCGGAATTCGTCATGTTCAGCGGCGAGAGGATATTGCGCTGAACGAAATCCGTGAAGCTTTGCCCGGTGACGGCCGCGACCACCAGTTCGAATATCGTGAAGCCGTCGTTGCAGTACACCGCGAACTGGCCCGGCAGGTGATTCAGGTGCTCGTTGGCGAGCACCTTCTGCGCCGCCGCCGCGTAGCCGGGGATCGGCACATACGAAAACATGTCGTTCACATTCTGGCCGGGCAGGCCCGACGAATGCGACAGCAGATGACGCGACGTGATCTGCGCGTACTGCGGCGACAACATCGAGAACGACGGCACGTAGCGCACGATCGGCGCGTCCAGGTCGATCAGCCCGCGATCCTGCAGGATCACGCCGGCCAGCGCCGCGATGACCTTGGTGACCGAGCCGATGTTGTAGCGCGTCGTCGGCGTGGCGGCGGCGGCCGGGCTGACCACGGCATTGCCGAAAGCCTCGGCCCACACCACCTGGTTGTCCTTCAGCAAGGCAACCGAGATGCTCGCGACGTTCTGCCGGTCGGCGTCGAGCGCGGCCTGAATGGTTTGCCGCCCCACGGCAATGGTTGCGCCATACGTCGGCTGCTTCTGAATGCTGTCCGACCCGCCGCAACCTGGCAGCACCGCGGACAGCAATCCCGCGCCGGCATACTCGAGAAACTGCCGGCGACCGGTGCTGGCCGGGACGGCGCCTGAATGCGGATCATGCGAATCGCGTGTATTCGGCATAGGTGTTTTCATTGTTCTCACTCCGATGTCATTCGGTATCCCGGACCTCGATTCCCGGTCACTCCCGGCCCCCGCGCGGACACGACATGGCGCCCGGCATCGCAGCGCGGTGGGTCGGCGTATCCGTTGCTCAAGAAACCTGCTGTGTCGCGCGCCGCGCGTCACGCGTCGTCAGGAAACTGCCGTCAGGGCTCCAGCCCGGCGGCCGGATCAGGTAATTGATCGCAGTGCGCAGGTCCCCGGCCTTCGCGAGATCGCGCGCGATGTTGCCCCACTCGTAGAACGCGATCCTGAACGGATTGTCGGTGCCGATGCTCGACGTCAAACCGTAGTGCGGCGTGAATCGCTCCGGCGTGTACGACCCGAACAGCCGGTCCCAGATCATCGTGGTGCCGGCGTAGTTCGTATCCAGATAGTCGAAATCGCTGCCGTGATGGACGCGATGCTGCGACGGCGTGTTCAGCAGCGCCTCGAACCAGCGCGGCATCTTGTCGATCGCTTCCGTGTGAATCCAGAACTGGTAAATCAGGCTCACCGACTGCATGAACAGGATCATCTTCGGATGGAACCCGAGCAACGGCATCCACGCCCAGAACAGGAACGATCCGCTGATCGTGCCCGTCCAGGTCTGGCGCAGCGACACCGACAGGTTGTATTGCTCCGACGAATGGTGCACCGAATGCGAGGCCCAGAACCAGCGCACCTCGTGACTCAGGCGATGGAACCAGTAATAGCTGAAATCGTCCGCGAAGAAACACAGCACCCACGCCCACCAGACGTTCATCGGGATCGTGAAAAGCCGGTGCGCGTACACCCAGCTCAGCACCGTCAGCACCAGCCCGCCGGTCAGGACGCTGGCGACGAACGCGCCTGCTGCAAGCGCGAGATTCGCCAGCGTATCGCGGGTCCGGTACAGCCGCCTCCCGAGCATCGCGGCGAGCACGACCTCGACCGCGATCAGCACCGCGAAAGCCGGCAACGCGGCCACCATGATATCGGGCAGGTTTTGCATGACCGTTGCGCTCCAGGCCGGTGGGCGATGGCACCAAGGCCATTGCCGTTCAAGAATTCGACCGCGATCCGCCGGTCGGCTCATGCGCAAGGTGAACGCGATTCAGGGTGCAGGCACGGCCCCCTGTCGCGATGCTTTCAGAAAGTACTGCGCCCGGACAAATCGGCCGCGGCCGGTCCGACCGGCTCTTCCGCCACATCGGGCCGTGCCGGCGACGTGCCGATCCGATCGGACGTGCGGCCCGGCCGCCGTCGCGATCGGGCCGGCCAACTGCCCGCCGGCCCGAACGACAGGTTGGTCTCCCCGGCTATCCAGGCTTTCTTCGATACCCCGCGCTGCTGTTTTTTTACGATTGCCAGCAGGTGCGAAGGTACTGCACGCGATTCGCTTGGGTAAATACCGCATATGCAGTATTCGCCGCACCGGCCGACGCGTCGAATGCCTCACGCCCGTGCACCGGCACGGGCGGGAACGAGGCCGTCAGGCCGATCCGTCGATCAGCGCCTGCATTTCCTGCGGATCGAGCGGCTTGTGCATCACGCTGAAGCCGCTCGCCGAAGCGGCATGGATGCCCTCGGGCGACGTATCGCCGGTAATGATGATTGCCGGGATCTCGCGTTCGATGACCCGAAACACCGCGTGGACGACATCCGCGCCGGTCACGTGCCCGGCCAGCCTGAAATCGGTCACGATCATGTCCAGCTCGGCACGACGGGACGCGGCCAGCTCGATTGCGCGCTCCAGCGATTGCGCGGCGACCACGGTGTGGCCCCAGGTTTGAAGCAGGGTTTGCATGCCGGCCAGCACGTCGCGATCGTCGTCGACGACAAGAAAGGTTTTCCGCGTTCGCCCGCGTGCGGATTCCGGGCCCCTGCTCCGCAGATCCATCGCGGCCTCGCGCAACTGCGCTTGCCGGATCGCGGCAAGCCGCACGGAGAACAGCGAGCCGCGGCCCGCTGCCGAGCGCACCTGGACGCCGGCCCCGATCAGCACGGCCGTGCGCTGCACGATGGCCAGCCCGAGGCCCAGCCCCTGTTCCCGGTCGCGCGCCGCATTGCCGATCTGGTAAAACTCCCGAAAAATGTTCGGCAGCTGATCGGCTTCGATGCCGATGCCGGTATCGAAGACCTGGATTTCGACGTCCGTGCCGCGCGGGCGGCAGCCCACCAGAATGCCGCCGCTGCGCGTATAGCGCACCGCGTTCGACAACACGTTCGACAGGATGGTATGCAGCAGCACCGCATCGGTTTCCAGCCAGATCGACGTCGGCCGGATCCTGAGCGTCAATCCTTTCGCCAACGCGGCCTGACGAAACTGATTGTCCAGTGCATCGAGTTCCTGCTGCAGCGGAAAGCGGCGCGGCTCGGCATCGATCACGCCCGCATCGAGCCGGGAAATGTCCAGCAACACGTTCAGCAATTGCGACATGCCTTTCAACGCGGCCCGAAGCCGTTCGGCAATATCGTCGAGCGCGGTTCCGTCGACGGTCGGCGCCCGGGCCATTGCACGCAGCGTCGCGATGTAGAGGCCCAGCGCATGCGTCGGCTGACGCAGGTCGTGGCTGGCGGCAGCCAGGAATTGCGACTTGCTTCGATTCGCGAGTTCGGCGCGCTCCTTCTCCGCAGTCAGCTGCCGGATCAGGTCGACGTTCTCGAAGCGCAGCGATACCGCGTCCCGCACGGTACGCTGCAGCGTGCGGCTGAACGCGAGATTGACCGCGAGCAGGAACAGCGACAGCAATCCGAGCACCGAAAACAGCGCATTGCCATACTCGAACGACCGAATCGCGAACGGCAGCACGGTCGGCAATGCGTAAGCGACATAGGTCGGCCACCACGATGAAAGCGACGCCACCGAGCCGCCGGTCATGCCGGCCAGCACGATGCAGATCAAGGCTGTCACGATCGTGTTGTGCGGCGAGAAAAACAGGACGCCCATGGCGCCCCACAGGCAGCCGGACAATCCCGCGAACAACACGTATCGCCGCGCGCGGCCGCTGGCCGTCTCGACGGGATGCTCGCCCGCGCGGCGATCGCGCCAGACCATCACGGCGCGGATCGCGGTCAGCACGCAGATCGCCGCGGCCCATCCGAGCAGCGTGCGTCGCGACACCTCGTTCCACAGCAGGAAGGTCGTCAGGCTGACCACGGCGATGTTGCCGAACAGGATGGGCGGCGACTGGCGGTACAGCGTATTGACCAGTTCCAGCCGCACGTTGGCACGATATTCTTGCGCTATGCTTTTTGCCATTTCAAAGTCGCGTAGCAAATCCGGCGTTAAACTGGCCTGGTGTCGATCGGGTCCGCCGCGTGACGCACCGGCAACGGGGATCGCGTCGTATTGTCGCAAAGGAATGCACTTCCGGGTGATCCGGGAGAAGGCGAAAGAAAAATGAAAAGCATCGTGCTTGCCGAAGACCACGCCATTATTCGCGACGGGTTGAAGTTGTTGCTGCAAACGCGCGCCAACTGGCAGGTCGTGGGGGAAACCGGAGACGGACAGATCGCCGCTCGAATGGTGCGCGACACGCAGGCGGATTTACTGCTGCTGGATCTGGATCTACCGGGCTACCCCGGCATCGAACTGGCGAAGCAAATCAAGACGCAATCGCCGCAGACCCGGATCCTGGTGGTCACGGGCAATCAGAACCCCGTCACGGTGCGCGCGGCTGTGGCGATCGGCGTCGACGGGTACATGCTCAAGCACGAAGACGGCGACGAACTGCTGCATGCCATTTCCCTGGTGCTGTCGGGTATCCGCTATATCAGCGACGCGCTCGCCCATGTGCTGGAGAACGCCGGCGGCGGTGCCGCACCACCACCGGTCACCGCGCGGGAGAAGGAAATCCTCGTGCTGATCGCCAACGGACACTCCAGCAAAGAGATTGCCACCCGGCTGAACCTGAGCGTGTTGACGGTACGCAAGCATCGTCAGAATCTGATGACGAAACTGTCGTTGCATAACGTGGCCGAAGTGACCGCGTATGCGATACGCGACGGCCTCGCCGAATTACCGCTTCCCGGCAACCTTCGCG from the Burkholderia pyrrocinia genome contains:
- a CDS encoding HipA domain-containing protein codes for the protein MAARTLIASANGLRMGTLTDDKGIWSFTYDAQWLASPHAYPLSPAFALRAGTFTDSSTDRPVQWFFDNLLPEEGMRTSLAREAKVDAADAWGLLAYFGRESAGALTLLAEGEQEAAGSMQPLGLDELERRIQAMPEHALTATAPKRMSAAGAQQKLLLILRGDAPDYALFEPVGSEPSMHLLKPDMRAAGYPHSAINEFFCMKLAKRMGLDVPDVHFLRAPSACYVIDRFDRDTASQPAGRLHTIDAMQLLNYDRGFKYQRANAEELARAIGQTSTRALARLSVFRWTIFNVVVGNGDAHLKNLSFFVDARGYRLAPFYDIVSTVVYHTPTHRPDHRGDHWPHCELTMPLGTATRFSDIDMGALIAFGNALGLKEKAAESELRRFLEPLDRSVAQTLDEVREIARPDAGEIRLLNSIASMPIAEMGRALRQARG
- a CDS encoding serine hydrolase domain-containing protein yields the protein MPNTRDSHDPHSGAVPASTGRRQFLEYAGAGLLSAVLPGCGGSDSIQKQPTYGATIAVGRQTIQAALDADRQNVASISVALLKDNQVVWAEAFGNAVVSPAAAATPTTRYNIGSVTKVIAALAGVILQDRGLIDLDAPIVRYVPSFSMLSPQYAQITSRHLLSHSSGLPGQNVNDMFSYVPIPGYAAAAQKVLANEHLNHLPGQFAVYCNDGFTIFELVVAAVTGQSFTDFVQRNILSPLNMTNSGFLTSVPTRGEFALGYANGTQYGQEITNAYATGGLATTPLDMMNLAQMFIGNGLFQGQRIASAAGIADMLTDQTDRWQIKSTRLGYAYAFGLGWDDVDDPVLRAAGAAAAYKSGGTQFFSSHFYVLPAARMALMITGSMGYDAGSIAPAILLQALQEDGSIAAAPARVNTSAPSAAPSPDVSAVNGVYGNESTPVQVAVNADGSLALTKWSGTGWAQLGPDATPYRYRSDGWWWSDGDTTSYRFDILPGTDDAGNAVSNRYLTKRVIDHSGYVFRVAPYAQQLQALAALDPAWQARVNSSWNVINESAQSVSPPGKLRVSLGSLDALRGYVVFGYSADGGAHTSYQLLKPLADDRCGMSVTVPVMLGRDLFEISLTNVNDVETMAASGWLCQRA
- a CDS encoding sterol desaturase family protein, which produces MQNLPDIMVAALPAFAVLIAVEVVLAAMLGRRLYRTRDTLANLALAAGAFVASVLTGGLVLTVLSWVYAHRLFTIPMNVWWAWVLCFFADDFSYYWFHRLSHEVRWFWASHSVHHSSEQYNLSVSLRQTWTGTISGSFLFWAWMPLLGFHPKMILFMQSVSLIYQFWIHTEAIDKMPRWFEALLNTPSQHRVHHGSDFDYLDTNYAGTTMIWDRLFGSYTPERFTPHYGLTSSIGTDNPFRIAFYEWGNIARDLAKAGDLRTAINYLIRPPGWSPDGSFLTTRDARRATQQVS
- a CDS encoding ATP-binding response regulator, giving the protein MVFGKHDAFHFSFAFSRITRKCIPLRQYDAIPVAGASRGGPDRHQASLTPDLLRDFEMAKSIAQEYRANVRLELVNTLYRQSPPILFGNIAVVSLTTFLLWNEVSRRTLLGWAAAICVLTAIRAVMVWRDRRAGEHPVETASGRARRYVLFAGLSGCLWGAMGVLFFSPHNTIVTALICIVLAGMTGGSVASLSSWWPTYVAYALPTVLPFAIRSFEYGNALFSVLGLLSLFLLAVNLAFSRTLQRTVRDAVSLRFENVDLIRQLTAEKERAELANRSKSQFLAAASHDLRQPTHALGLYIATLRAMARAPTVDGTALDDIAERLRAALKGMSQLLNVLLDISRLDAGVIDAEPRRFPLQQELDALDNQFRQAALAKGLTLRIRPTSIWLETDAVLLHTILSNVLSNAVRYTRSGGILVGCRPRGTDVEIQVFDTGIGIEADQLPNIFREFYQIGNAARDREQGLGLGLAIVQRTAVLIGAGVQVRSAAGRGSLFSVRLAAIRQAQLREAAMDLRSRGPESARGRTRKTFLVVDDDRDVLAGMQTLLQTWGHTVVAAQSLERAIELAASRRAELDMIVTDFRLAGHVTGADVVHAVFRVIEREIPAIIITGDTSPEGIHAASASGFSVMHKPLDPQEMQALIDGSA
- a CDS encoding response regulator, producing MKSIVLAEDHAIIRDGLKLLLQTRANWQVVGETGDGQIAARMVRDTQADLLLLDLDLPGYPGIELAKQIKTQSPQTRILVVTGNQNPVTVRAAVAIGVDGYMLKHEDGDELLHAISLVLSGIRYISDALAHVLENAGGGAAPPPVTAREKEILVLIANGHSSKEIATRLNLSVLTVRKHRQNLMTKLSLHNVAEVTAYAIRDGLAELPLPGNLRAEELLR